Proteins encoded within one genomic window of Scomber japonicus isolate fScoJap1 chromosome 16, fScoJap1.pri, whole genome shotgun sequence:
- the zgc:194887 gene encoding fibrinogen-like protein 1-like protein: protein MKCLKCRLLVGLLLLLRLAGVDMEHLQAENLNLLPPDEHNLVLNRGMKVLPRDCHEMLMTSSGQARDGVYLIQPGDSPIVAYCAMQEGGWTVVQHITVNSSVNFDRTWVEYKHGFGGVTDDHWLGNEYLHQLTRGPGRYKLGIKLVDRDAITKMGEYDPFLVEDEASAYRLRLGLFQGTAIDALTLDTENYLHDNQKFTTKDRDNDNYFQNCAKLEFQGVAGGGWWYDACAGANLNRRNVIYWQKDCNKERLCKYAWMMVRPSDTVKLVPSRDCKKDEL, encoded by the exons ATGAAGTGTTTGAAATGCAGACTGCTAGTAgggctcctcctgctgcttagGCTGGCTGGAGTTGACATGGAGCATCTCCAAGCGGAGAACCTGAATCTCCTTCCCCCAGATGAGCACAACTTGGTCCTGAATCGTGGAATGAAAG TGCTGCCCAGAGACTGCCATGAAATGCTGATGACCTCTTCAGGCCAGGCCAGAGATGGCGTGTACCTGATCCAACCAGGTGACTCCCCTATAGTGGCTTACTGTGCCATGCAGGAGGGCGGATGGACAGTTGTGCAGCATATTACCGTCAACAGCAGTGTGAATTTCGACCGTACCTGGGTTGAATACAAGCATGGGTTTGGGGGTGTCACTGATGATCACTGGCTTGGGAATGAATACCTCCATCAGCTCACCCGTGGCCCTGGGCGCTACAAACTGGGAATAAAACTAGTAGATCGAGATGCCATCACCAAGATGGGGGAGTATGACCCTTTTCTGGTGGAGGATGAAGCCTCAGCATACAGGCTGAGGCTGGGGTTGTTCCAGGGCACTGCCATTGATGCCCTAACCCTGGACACAGAGAACTATCTACATGACAACCAAAAATTCACAACTAAAGACAGAGACAATGACAACTACTTCCAGAATTGCGCCAAGCTGGAGTTCCAGGGGGTGGCAGGAGGTGGCTGGTGGTATGATGCCTGCGCTGGCGCCAATCTGAACCGCAGGAATGTCATCTACTGGCAAAAGGACTGCAACAAGGAGCGACTGTGCAAGTATGCATGGATGATGGTGAGACCTTCAGACACCGTGAAACTGGTTCCCAGTAGAGACTGCAAAAAGGATGAGCTATGA
- the LOC128375441 gene encoding muscarinic acetylcholine receptor M5-like: protein MEGEITLNSTVNTSTTDILLATHSLWEVITIATVSAIVSLITIVGNVLVMLSFKVNSQLKTVNNYYLLSLAAADLIIGVFSMNLYTSYILMGYWALGNLACDLWLAVDYVASNASVMNLLVISFDRYFSITRPLTYRAKRTPKRAGIMIGMAWLVSLILWAPPILCWQYFVGKRTVPERHCQIQFFSEPVITFGTAIAAFYIPVSVMTILYCRIYKETEKRTKDLAELQGIHYPTDSGVIQPQKTIIRSCFSCKLRSTSHDRKQPSWSSSSRSNAAKSAATTNDEWSKAGQLTTFNSYASSEDEDRPVSPEAFQPSFRNQACETSKGGVGSESEQLSSYEDDSFFQAPPKSNSQKSKCVSYKFKPVAKDAHVEHQSKNGDTKMASSTFSSAESMSVPSTSSTSKPIDVTLKNQITKRKRMVLIKERKAAQTLSAILFAFILTWTPYNIMVLISTFCSDCIPLSLWHLGYWLCYVNSTVNPMCYALCNKTFQKTFRMLLLCQWKKKRIEEKLYWYGQNPIVNSKLT, encoded by the coding sequence ATGGAAGGAGAAATCACACTAAACTCCACTGTTAATACCAGTACAACGGACATCCTTCTGGCCACCCACAGTCTCTGGGAGGTAATCACCATTGCAACTGTGTCAGCTATAGTCAGCCTCATCACCATTGTGGGGAATGTTCTGGTAATGCTCTCCTTCAAAGTCAACAGCCAATTGAAGACAGTGAACAATTACTACTTGCTGAGTCTGGCAGCTGCGGACCTCATCATTGGTGTTTTCTCCATGAATCTGTATACCTCTTATATACTGATGGGCTACTGGGCTTTAGGAAACCTTGCTTGTGATCTTTGGTTGGCAGTGGATTATGTAGCTAGTAATGCCTCAGTCATGAATTTGTTGGTGATCAGTTTTGATAGATATTTCTCCATCACCAGGCCTCTGACTTACAGGGCCAAACGGACTCCCAAACGAGCTGGGATCATGATAGGTATGGCATGGCTTGTATCTCTTATTCTGTGGGCACCACCTATCCTCTGCTGGCAATACTTTGTTGGAAAAAGAACAGTCCCTGAGAGACACTGCCAGATCCAGTTTTTCTCTGAGCCTGTGATCACCTTTGGGACAGCGATCGCAGCCTTTTATATCCCTGTGTCAGTCATGACAATCCTATACTGTCGAATTTACaaggagacagagaagaggaCCAAAGATCTGGCGGAGCTTCAGGGGATTCATTATCCCACAGACTCAGGGGTCATTCAACCTCAGAAGACCATTATTAGATCCTGTTTTAGCTGCAAACTAAGGTCAACTTCACATGACAGGAAACAACCCTCTTGGTCATCCTCAAGCAGGAGCAATGCTGCCAAATCAGCAGCCACCACCAATGATGAATGGTCCAAAGCTGGTCAGTTGACCACCTTCAACAGTTATGCCTCCTCAGAAGATGAGGACAGGCCCGTGTCTCCGGAGGCCTTTCAGCCCTCCTTCAGGAATCAGGCATGTGAGACCAGCAAGGGTGGAGTTGGAAGTGAGAGTGAGCAGCTCAGCAGCTATGAAGATGACAGCTTCTTTCAGGCACCACCCAAAAGTAACTCTCAGAAGAGCAAGTGTGTCTCCTACAAATTCAAGCCTGTGGCTAAAGATGCTCATGTGGAGCACCAGAGCAAAAATGGAGACACCAAAATGGCATCTTCAACGTTCTCCTCGGCTGAGTCCATGAGTGTCCCATCCACATCCTCGACGTCTAAGCCCATAGATGTCACACTAAAGAACCAGATCaccaagaggaagaggatggtgCTGATCAAGGAGAGAAAGGCAGCTCAGACTCTCAGTGCTATCTTGTTTGCCTTCATCCTTACATGGACGCCTTATAACATCATGGTGCTTATTTCCACGTTCTGCTCTGACTGCATTCCCCTTTCACTCTGGCACCTAGGCTACTGGCTGTGCTACGTCAACAGCACTGTCAATCCCATGTGCTACGCCCTTTGTAACAAGACTTTTCAAAAGACCTTCCGCATGCTCTTGCTCTGCcaatggaagaagaaaagaattgAGGAGAAACTATATTGGTATGGACAAAACCCAATTGTCAACTCCAAACTTACATGa
- the LOC128375206 gene encoding KATNB1-like protein 1 gives MDSNSEDGEYQHFEHAFQHDAVQYRVSYPHGRNTIQGDYDKKEEFNKKRFPVSRSGNNPGRVKRVVSCKRKTHHLTVVRKKQLGSGKNYDAANKENEMNCLQDVKQEIFDVDLWEFPLNVNNNDRTGRTGSEQPDYSTLTELTRDHNTMTNVLFGRHLRLKVALTLWHRNIGELLTYFLRIQDTGVFVDFLPLICKSIDEDSPVITIGCCVDLIPLVRKVLSNPYEDYVIVGLKWINSVLKNWWEELIASGCNGSTKLPLDKNFQVFNQQLLELWHQEPLLKSLPGPAGSMAKVIDSFLSQLT, from the exons ATGGACTCCAACAGTGAAGACGGAGAGTACCAACATTTCGAACATGCCTTCCAGCATGACGCAGTCCAGTACAGAGTGAGCTATCCTCATGGGAGAAACACAATACAG gGGGACTATGATAAAAAAGAAGAGTTCAACAAAAAGAG GTTTCCAGTGAGTCGCTCAGGCAACAACCCCGGCAGAGTGAAGCGGGTAGTGTCTTGTAAAAGGAAGACCCATCATCTAACGGTGGTTCGAAAGAAGCAGCTCGGGTCTGGGAAAAATTATGATGCAGCAAACAAGGAGAATGAGATGAACTGCCTGCAGGACGTGAAACAGGAGATATTTGACGTAGACCTTTGGGAGTTCCCACTAAATGTCAACAATAATGACAGGACAGGGAGAACTGGCTCTGAACAACCCGACTACTCTACACTCACTGAG CTCACAAGGGATCATAACACAATGACTAATGTGCTCTTCGGAAGACATCTGAGACTCAAAGTAGCCTTAACATTATGGCACAGAAATATTGGAGAGCTGTTGACATACTTCCTGAG AATCCAAGACACTGGTGTGTTTGTTGATTTTCTCCCCCTCATATGCAAAAG CATTGATGAGGATTCTCCCGTGATTACCATCGGCTGTTGTGTTGACCTCATTCCTTTAGTGAGGAAAGTACTCAGCAATCCATATGAAGA CTATGTCATTGTTGGCTTAAAGTGGATAAATTCGGTTTTGAAAAACTGGTGGGAGGAACTTATAGCAAGTGGCTGTAATGGATCAACAAAGCTTCCACTGGATAA AAATTTCCAAGTCTTTAATCAGCAGTTATTGGAATTATGGCATCAGGAGCCTTTATTGAAATCACTTCCTGGACCTGCTGGAAGCATGGCAAAG GTCATTGACTCTTTCCTGTCTCAACTCACCTGA